A portion of the Gossypium arboreum isolate Shixiya-1 chromosome 8, ASM2569848v2, whole genome shotgun sequence genome contains these proteins:
- the LOC108469840 gene encoding endoglucanase 6-like: protein MYMEKLMRLIEMTPLLLLLFLPFVFAGHDYNQALSKSILFFEAQRSGYLPHNQRVTWRANSGLNDGKASGVDLVGGYYDAGDNVKFGLPMAFTITMMSWSIIEYGKQIGANGELGHAMEAIKWGTDYLIKAHPEPYVLYGEVGDGNSDHYCWQRPEDMTTDRHAYKIDPSNPGSDLAGETAAAMAAASIVFRRSNPAYSTELLRHAYQLFEFADKYRGKYDSSITVAQKYYRSISGYNDELLWAAAWLYQASNNEYYLNYLGKNGDSMGGTGWAMTEFGWDVKYAGVQTLVAKFLMQGKAGLHAPVFERYHQKAEYFMCSLIGKGGRNIQKTPGGLIFRQRWNNMQFVTSASFLATVYSDYLASSRGSLKCAAGNVAPSELLSFAKSQVDYILGDNPRATSYMVGYGNNFPRQVHHRASSIVSFKVDPKFVACRQGYATWYSRKASDPNVLTGAIVGGPDAYDNFADERDNYEQTEPATYNNAPLLGILARLGGGHGGYNQLLPVVVPAPNPVVAKPKPAPKPKFTPTPATSSNPITIEQKMTTSWNAKGKTYYRYSTIVTNKSYKTLKDLKLSISKLYGPLWGLSKSGNSYGFPTWLNSLPAGKSIEFVYIHSTSPADVSVSSYNLA, encoded by the exons ATGTACATGGAGAAGTTGATGAGGCTGATTGAAATGACTCCTTTACTTCTGCTActttttcttccttttgtttTTGCTGGACATGACTATAACCAAGCTCTGAGCAAGAGCATTCTGTTCTTTGAAGCTCAGAGATCTGGTTACCTTCCTCATAACCAGAGAGTTACGTGGAGAGCCAATTCCGGCTTGAATGACGGCAAGGCCAGTGGG GTGGATCTGGTTGGAGGGTACTACGATGCAGGGGACAATGTGAAGTTCGGACTGCCCATGGCATTCACCATAACAATGATGTCCTGGAGTATTATAGAGTACGGGAAACAAATTGGTGCAAATGGAGAGCTCGGCCATGCGATGGAAGCAATCAAGTGGGGCACTGACTACCTCATTAAAGCTCATCCCGAACCTTATGTCCTTTATGGAGAG GTGGGCGACGGTAACAGTGACCACTACTGTTGGCAAAGACCAGAGGACATGACCACCGACCGTCATGCTTACAAGATAGACCCAAGCAATCCGGGGTCGGATCTGGCAGGTGAAACTGCCGCCGCCATGGCTGCCGCCTCAATCGTCTTCCGCCGTTCCAACCCTGCATATTCCACCGAGCTTCTTCGCCATGCCTACCAG CTATTCGAATTTGCTGATAAATACAGAGGTAAATACGACAGCAGCATCACAGTTGCCCAAAAATACTACCGATCCATCAGTGGCTACAAT GACGAGTTGTTGTGGGCCGCTGCATGGCTGTACCAAGCTAGTAACAATGAGTACTACTTGAACTATCTTGGCAAAAATGGTGATTCTATGGGTGGAACCGGTTGGGCCATGACTGAGTTCGGTTGGGACGTCAAGTACGCTGGGGTTCAGACCCTTGTCGCCAAG TTCTTAATGCAAGGCAAAGCTGGACTCCATGCACCGGTGTTTGAGAGGTACCACCAAAAGGCAGAGTACTTCATGTGCTCATTGATCGGGAAGGGTGGCCGTAATATTCAAAAGACTCCCGGGGGTTTGATTTTCCGACAGAGGTGGAATAATATGCAGTTCGTGACTAGTGCTTCGTTCTTGGCCACCGTGTACTCTGACTATCTCGCTTCCTCTAGGGGAAGCTTGAAGTGTGCTGCTGGCAATGTTGCACCATCCGAGCTTCTTTCTTTTGCAAAATCTCAG GTGGATTACATTCTTGGAGACAATCCAAGAGCAACAAGTTACATGGTTGGTTATGGGAACAATTTCCCACGACAAGTTCACCACCGAGCTTCTTCAATTGTTTCGTTCAAGGTTGACCCTAAATTCGTTGCGTGCCGACAAGGCTATGCCACTTGGTATTCAAGGAAAGCAAGTGATCCTAATGTCCTCACCGGTGCTATTGTCGGAGGACCTGATGCCTATGATAACTTTGCCGATGAAAGGGACAATTATGAGCAAACAGAGCCTGCTACCTACAACAATGCTCCTCTTCTTGGCATATTGGCTAGGCTTGGTGGTGGTCATGGCGGTTATAATCAGCTCCTTCCTG TGGTTGTCCCAGCTCCTAATCCTGTTGTTGCCAAACCAAAGCCGGCGCCAAAACCCAAATTCACTCCAACCCCTG CTACATCGTCTAATCCAATTACCATAGAGCAGAAGATGACAACTTCCTGGAATGCCAAGGGAAAAACCTACTACAGGTATTCCACAATAGTGACCAACAAGTCTTACAAGACACTGAAGGATCTCAAGCTTTCTATATCAAAGCTTTATGGTCCTCTATGGGGTCTCTCCAAGTCTGGCAATTCTTATGGTTTCCCAACATGGCTCAACTCTCTACCTGCTGGAAAGAGTATTGAGTTTGTATACATCCATTCTACTTCTCCTGCTGATGTCTCGGTTTCAAGCTACAATTTGGCTTAA